The following coding sequences lie in one Impatiens glandulifera unplaced genomic scaffold, dImpGla2.1, whole genome shotgun sequence genomic window:
- the LOC124917354 gene encoding LOW QUALITY PROTEIN: protein NRT1/ PTR FAMILY 2.7-like (The sequence of the model RefSeq protein was modified relative to this genomic sequence to represent the inferred CDS: inserted 2 bases in 1 codon) has translation MAISHSSKGGGWITIPFIAAALAGLTLAAGGWMNNIIVYLITEFNVKSIDAAQIFNVINGCATMFPIVGAIIADSFLGCFAVIWISSLVSLLGIILLTLTATINTLRPVPCEQDVSGICGGPSNAQYTILYIALTLATIGVGGTRFTLATMGADQLSKPKHQQSFFNWFVFTLYSASIVSATVIVYVQDEVSWGLGFGLCLATNMVGLVFFLLGAKLYRQVKPGGSPFVVMARVVVAAFRNRRASVSSDTDEYHGHVIATPSSSFKFLNKAALKTXGDVNADGSIANPWKICTVRQVEDLKILIKIFPLWSTGIFLCTPLAIQFSLATIQALAMDRHLGQHFKIPAGSMFVFVLISVCITIILLDRLIYPLIEILIGRPTTPLERVGVGHFINVFSMAVSALVESRRLKESAIKPMSTPVLWLAPQLVLAGIGEAFHFPGNSGLYYQEFPDSLKTTSTGALAMFIGIAFYLSTAMVGVLRKTTEWLPDNIDKGRLDIVFWLLFVIGLVNFGYYLVCAHFYKYRVLDDDTPDEVMIKNINGDQDSA, from the exons ATGGCAATATCTCATAGCTCCAAAGGAGGGGGATGGATCACCATTCCTTTCATTGCAGCCGCTCTGGCCGGATTAACGTTAGCAGCTGGCGGGTGGATGAATAACATAATAGTGTATTTGATTACCGAGTTTAACGTGAAAAGCATAGATGCCGCACAGATCTTTAATGTCATCAATGGCTGCGCCACCATGTTTCCCATCGTCGGAGCAATCATCGCCGACTCCTTTCTCGGCTGCTTCGCTGTTATTTGGATCTCTTCTCTTGTCTCCTTACTA GGGATAATACTTCTAACTTTAACCGCAACTATTAACACCTTGAGACCTGTCCCATGTGAGCAAGATGTGTCGGGGATATGTGGAGGTCCATCAAATGCCCAATATACGATATTGTATATTGCTCTTACTTTGGCCACCATAGGAGTGGGAGGTACGCGGTTCACCTTGGCCACCATGGGGGCAGACCAGCTGAGCAAACCTAAGCACCAACAGAGCTTTTTCAACTGGTTTGTCTTCACCTTATACTCTGCCTCAATCGTTAGTGCAACCGTCATTGTTTATGTACAAGACGAAGTCAGTTGGGGGCTAGGATTCGGGCTTTGCCTCGCAACTAATATGGTCGGGTTGGTCTTCTTCTTGCTTGGTGCTAAGCTTTATCGTCAAGTTAAGCCAGGGGGAAGCCCGTTTGTGGTTATGGCTCGTGTTGTTGTGGCGGCGTTTAGAAATAGACGAGCATCCGTCTCTTCTGATACAGATGAGTACCACGGTCATGTTATTGCTACTCCGTCGAGTTCCTTCAA ATTCCTAAATAAGGCGGCGTTGAAAAC GGGAGATGTGAATGCGGATGGCTCAATCGCGAACCCGTGGAAGATCTGTACAGTCCGACAAGTTGAAGATCTGAAGATATTAATCAAGATATTTCCTTTATGGTCAACTGGCATATTCTTATGCACCCCATTAGCCATCCAATTCAGTTTAGCCACTATCCAAGCCCTAGCCATGGACCGTCACCTTGGCCAACATTTCAAGATCCCAGCAGGGTCCATGTTCGTCTTCGTTCTCATATCCGTCTGCATTACCATAATCCTACTCGATCGTCTCATTTATCCTCTAATCGAAATTCTCATCGGCCGTCCCACAACTCCCCTGGAGAGAGTTGGAGTTGGTCACTTTATAAACGTGTTTAGTATGGCGGTTTCAGCTTTGGTCGAGTCGAGGAGGCTCAAAGAGTCAGCTATAAAGCCCATGAGCACGCCGGTTTTGTGGTTGGCACCACAACTGGTTTTAGCCGGGATAGGAGAAGCATTCCATTTTCCTGGAAACTCAGGATTGTACTACCAGGAGTTTCCCGATTCTTTAAAGACTACATCCACGGGCGCGTTGGCGATGTTCATTGGGATCGCGTTTTACCTGAGCACCGCAATGGTGGGGGTTCTTCGGAAGACGACTGAGTGGCTACCCGATAACATAGACAAAGGTAGGCTCGATATTGTTTTCTGGTTGTTGTTCGTGATCGGCTTAGTTAATTTTGGGTATTACTTGGTTTGTGCCCACTTTTACAAATATAGAGTATTAGATGATGATACACCGGATGAGGTTATGATCAAGAATATTAATGGTGATCAAGATTCAGCCTAA